Part of the Triplophysa rosa linkage group LG21, Trosa_1v2, whole genome shotgun sequence genome is shown below.
CTCAAAACTGAGCCCTCCTATGAAGAGCTTCCGTAGCTGCTCGGGTTCACGTGGTGGGCCCTGAAAATATACCATAATAATTTTGAAGCGTTAAatgggtccataactttaaTGAATAGGTTGcgttaaacaaaacaactgtaaaccttaaaaaaaagttaaataataacatttaaaaaaaactactcaTTCTGTTGGGGGAGGGGAAGAAACACCTCGGCCATGTTGGTAACAGGCCATATGGCCTATGTGAGACAATCGTTgcaatttttaaaacatttagggTTAATGCAGTCTTTTGCAAGTCATCATATATGTGCAGTGCATTCTACAACGACTTAAAATTGAACTATTTATGATACGATTAAAGTTAATTGTATTTTACCATCAGGCCTTTGTATTGGGTTACAGGATTTAAAATGGCGGCCCGTGCACGTTATAAGCATTAACAAAGAGCAACAACCGCAGTTTAAGATCTACGAGTCCAGGGCGGGAATAAACATGGCAGAAAATTGACGACAATGCTAAAGCTAAGTCTTTAAATCCTAAACCAATGATATTGCAACGCCACCTACCTCCTTAGACATCCTACCGACTATTTACGTCCGTGCTGCGCCACTCGCTTGTCGGTGAGAGAGACACAGTGGGAAGAGGGTTGATACGATAAATACGTTATGTAAACATAGAGCCCTCCTACTGTAGACGACGATTGGTTTACATTTCCCGCTAACGCTTTTGTTATGAAAACTGCGAGTATCTGATTGGTTTAGAATCATGTCAGTATCTCAGTCAGCCAATTGGACAACACAGCACAGGTTCACCAATAAATATTCGTTCGATCAATAAAATTagcttttcttttaatttgcttataaataaaatatgaacaaatgataacgtaaaacaatttaatttaatatttagagATTTGATAAACTGTGAGCCTCTCTTGATGGTTTCATCTTCATGATAaagcattttcacatttcaaaacggtctaaatgtatttaatccTTAAAATACTCGCAATGAAATAGGctcataataaataatattgtaacAAACTGTGATTTTAGAAGGGATCCGGGTGGCGCGTGCGCACCCCATTGTATGTTTCTAGGTCGTTTTGGCGCGAGAGTGGTTCCAGCAAACGTGCGCTGATTGGCTGAACCGCCAATGGACGGATGCGTGCGCGAGAAGCAGCAAACTCCTGTGTGCAGGGAAACGCCACCGCCGCAGCCCCATTATCCAACACCAATAGAAAAAACTCCAGAAACCATTCAGTAAGTATAAATATTCACCACAATAAATATCAGGCGTTATGATTGTGAGTCGCTCTTTCCATTTAAAGCGATTTAAGGtatctgcatttgtgttttaagATAACAAAATCGGGTAAAAATCAGCGCGGCCTGTGGTATTGCTAAGCAGAGGTTTAATGTATTAGCACGCGCGTCGATAACATTCAAATGAATGATAAAATCCGTGACTAAATGtacttgttttaatgttaatacGAATTGGGTAAAACGGCAAAGTTAATCTGAGACTGCAGAGTAGTGTAGCTAATTTTGCTCGCGATCACGTGcacgtttgtttatatttgtttattgtttttgcagCAGGCATTGACTCGTTGAACTCTTTTATAAATGCACAAATATAACACCAAAACTTATcttattatttttcttcctcatgTACCGTGAGGTTTTAGTCAGGTTAACAACAATAGTTAGTAGAATTTCTAGCATTGTTAGCAGTGATGCTAGCACTACATTTCAATGCGAGTAAcgttgcattttaaatatgtgaattgCGAATTAATATAAAACAGTTAATGGTGTGGTGTTCGGAGGAAATCACGTATTAGGAAATTCACGTGACTAGTTTGTCGTCTTTTAGATTGATAGTATGAAAGCTTTTCTTCGaggcttttaaaatattttggccTTGCTTGCCTGCATTCTTAGTGGCTTTAAGATAAGAACTCGTAGGTCGTTTGTAGTGTTTCTTGcgcacaattaaataaaaattagatTTTATAAAGAATTTGAGAAATAAAATTCGATCTACCAGATGCATGCCAACATAAATTCTGTTATCAATCAGTTTATCATACAGCGTGCTTTGTTATGCCTTCAGATTGATAACATTGTGTGCACTTTATTTGCCTATTATTATCTAGCCATTTTCTATCTGTCCTCTTTTGGTTTTCTGCTGTACTCTTATTCATGTGACTTTTGTTATGTGCAAGAAAACTATTTAGATTGTTTGTCTTTGTGCCATGGTcttgtatttttacagaaataCCATAGAAATATCATGCAAACACTTTGTTTACTTAGGGGAGTTCTGTGTGAATGATCAAAGCCTAAGATCAACTCTGCTCAGAGGTCGCCGCCTAAAACAGAAGCATGTGAGTGCCAAAAtcagtgttttaatttttttacatagCATTTCACCATGTAAAACTAATTTAGTGTCTTTTAAACTCTTTCAGTGGGACGGTTTTCCTCTGTGAGCTAGAAAGCGGACAGCCACTGTTGCTTGTAAAAAGTAACTGTTAAAAAGCAGACATGGGAAAGAAGAACCAGAACCGTGAAGAAGATGGAGCTGCTTCCTCAGATGAGGAAGAGTATGTGGTGGAGAAGGTTTTGGACAGGAGAGTTGTGAAGGGGCGTGTAGAATATTTCCTCAAGTGGAAAGGCTTTTCGGAGTAAGTCAACATTTTGCCACTCAAATTTTTTGTGTAGTGTTTGCCTGTTCCTCACATCTTTTGGATGCTGATAGCTTAAATTGTGTAATTTCTTTGCATATTTGAAAACGTATATGTGACTTTTTTGGTACTTCATACATTAGTGTTATgagaaaatataattatttcaaTTCATGCTTTGCAGAAAACACAACACTTGGGAACCAGAGAAGAACCTGGATTGCTCTGAGCTTATTGGAGAGTTCTTGAAGACGTACAAAAAAGGCAGCAGTGGGAGCACACCCACCAGTAAGACCCCCAGTACAGGCTCTTCTGCAGCCCGCTACAAGGACAGCAGTAGCAGTAGCAGCAGCAGCAAAAGGAAAAACTCCGAGGAGGAGAATGGCAGTAGCAGCAAACCCAAGAAGAAAAAAGAGGTAACGGCTCAAAATACTCCATCTCTGTCATTCTTATCAGTCAATAGAAATGTATAATATGTTGCAGCCTccctttacatttattcatttgggacatgcttttatccaaagtgagtTAGAAAGGAGGAAGCAGTTTGCCTTAGGTGACATCAGTAAACACAGTATAAACTCTTAAGTTACCAACCAAATGTCGGAAAACTAGGTTTAGCAAGTAAATTACGTCTATACCTTTGTTGCATGGTGCTTTGTAATTTTAGACCCTGTGTATGATGTCAGCATTACTGTTGAAAGTTACATGTGAGTTTTTTTTAGCATCATCTTTGTTCCTATAGGATGAGATCCTTGTAGCAAGAGGATTCGAGCGAGGTCTAGAGCCAGAAAAGATTATCGGAGCAACAGACTCCTGTGGAGACCTAATGTTCCTTATGAAGTGGTAAGTACTTGGTTTGAATCATTGTcatgtaaaatatattgaaaatgttcaattaagTTGAAGGTTTTTTTGCGAACTCCTAACATTGTGTTTTACATACATCACATACACACAATGTGTAACTGCATGTTAATAAAGACCCTGCCCTTTAAATCTGATTAACTGGTCACGAAATTCAAGTTTCTGCCAGGTGTTAATAGGGCCATGGTGAAACTCACATTTAGTCTGTTGTCTTGCATCTGATACGCAGCAGACTGCCCCGTTCATCTGTCATTGTCTTCAGTCtgctcacattcacacacataccCTGTGTGAGACTCAACAATCTAcattcttttgtatttattttgtaccaATTAACACCTGTTACCCTCCCCCCACAATATGGACAATCCCTGCTTTTAATTGACTACTtttctaattttgtgtttttttcataaACTTATACCAAAATCTGTTTAAAGAATATACACGGTTCATACATTACATAATCAGTTATTTATTGGTTAAGAACATTATACTCCAAAATCATGCACCAATCATCCTTATAAAACCTTGAAATAAGACCAAATTAGACCTGAACAGTTTCAACACATGACATTTCCTAAATCACAAGtaataagctctccctattcttcataaacatttactcagtaacttttaatcaagtcactgagtgcagctgtgacacttCAGAGGAGACCTGGGcctggttgcataaagcaccttaagtttttcccttaagtatgacacttaaggggtgattttcctttagcaaagacaatgggagaataacttaagtaaaacttaaggtatacttaaggacacacttaagggaaaattacacttaaggtgctttatgcaactgggccctggccctcccggctgagactggtttctccagagtgtttttttaatttatcattggagtttgggttcctcgccacagggcagtgttggcttgctcaccaggagactgcttttattagatataatttactagaatgatcttgcttgttctataaacaccatgcactgtgctgtgttttaccttttctgtgtttttctgtttttcttattttctctgtaaagctgctttggaacaatgcacattgtgaaaagcgctatataaataaaattcaattgaatCCTTCAATTATAGTATTGTGGTAGTCCACGTAATGTAATTGTTTCTCTTTGTTGCTGCTGTTCCATCCCAGGAAAGACTCGGATGAGGCAGACCTTGTGCTTGCAAAGGAAGCCAATCACAAGTGCCCGCAGATCGTCATTGCCTTTTACGAGGAGCGTCTGACCTGGCACGAAGATGGCgagaagaaagagaaaagtGCCACGGCAGTTTAAaggacagagaggggaggaggaTTAAAACTTAAATCCTCCAAACCTTATCCCCTGTGTCGCACCAGTGACACTCTTATAGCCAACTTTTAACGAACCATTTAAAAGAGGAACAGCCAGGTAGTGAAGGAGGTTACTGCCCATCTTGACGGCCTCTGTCCATGAAATAGCATCTCTGTCCAGACAACTTCTCAAGGCATCTTCTGTTGAGCTTTAGGAATGATAGGTCCAGCAGTGGTGGAATGTGATATTTTTCTCTTATTCTCTCTGTTGTTCCTTTTGTTTTGTCAGGATTTGTGTATTCGTGCCCCTACAACTATGTTCttatgatgtgttgtgtgctagTATAGATGTGCAACGATAACCCTTACATGTCAAAAGATCTAACCATTCACAGCGTTGATTTTGTAGTATTGCTCAACATGGCTGACTCTCAGTTTTATATCTTTTTCCCTGGGTAAAGACGTGATGGATTTTGGATGTTGCATCCCAGTTTATATAACTTTTTCCACCTCTCCATTTTTTCTGGTTATTTGTCAAATCAGAATTTATTTTAGATGACTCTGTTTTTTTATCTGTGTCAACAGTAGTTTCTCTAAcgtgtaaaagtaaaataacagttgCAAAATTGTCCCTTTTTAGTCAGTCTTACCTTTTAACTAATCAGTGTTTCTTAAGAAGGACAGACAATCGTCTTCATGCAAGAGTGAAAAGGGTGGTGagtttttttaacacaatgtTTATCCATGGCATTTCTTTGGTCATGAGTCTAACAATAAACTCCCTCTTGTGGCTGATTCAGTGAACACATTCCCATCGTGGCTTCCTGAACCCAGAACTCTCTTCATTTACATGATAGTTTCAGTGTATGTCAGGTTCTTGTTTTACTTGATATAGTTGAATCAATAAATTGGTGTTTATCAAGGTCGACTGACCACACTAGAGTTTGATTCTCAGTAGtgtgttgttttctttgtgAAGCCACTGGACATACGTTAAAGCTGATGATGGTCTACATGATTATCCATGTATTATTTACGAAAGGGAAATGGTAGGGATGCAGTCCACTTTGACAGcagtcatttattttcaaaggTTTCATTTATTGAGATTTGAGAATTGTTTGTGAAGGGAGGGAAAGTTTCAAAACAGGGTTATCTGTGTAgtttaaaacaagtttttttaGGGGTGGTATGGTTTTTGTCACATTCCCTGCCATGTTCACTTATAAAGATTTCTCATTTCTGGTAGTTTTTAATATGTGAATCATTAGATGTCTTTTACAATGTTATGTGCACATTCTTTTTATGTCTTGTACCAAATTGTAGTAAACGTTTTCAACACTAACCGTTGAAAATTATATGGAAACCTAAACCCCTGGATCTTTGACTGAAGTCATGTGAAATAAATTTAATCTTTACTGTATGAGACTGTTTTACTCGATGGTTGTGAGATGTTTTTGTAATAATCACAGTATAGTATCCATAGCTGTTTAGAAATGAATAACGTTTGACTTAAGAAGCACTGCTAATGTGTACCAGCAGATGTCATAATAGAGCAATTCTGATCTGCTGCtcatcaaaaaatatataaattgccTAAAATGAATCCAAGAAGAAAGGAGGAGTATTCGTACTTTATTTGttcaaaatttgctttataaatgtaaaggAACTGCTTACAGTTTTATCTCCACTTATATATTAACGATGGAGTTTATAGTCTATTTCAGTATTGGTTAATTTTATGCAGCAGCATCCTCCtgcaaaacatttatatacaaatgtgacatttttttcttctaGTTCATTAGTTTTCAGTTTAACTAAgttgtgggtagttgacaaataaatgtgtcctatAGTGTGACAGCACAAATTTAGGGAAAAAATAGCctgagagatttatcttcattgtttttatattataaatattaataatataaagtaatatgttattattagtaatagtttgttttcttaatatttgCTGTCACCATAGGACACGACGTGTCCAGTCAACTACCCGTATAAACCTTTGTAGATGAAGGCACATGGCCCTGCAAGTTTTTGACTTATGCTATTATATATTTTCTGCTCTCTAGGTTATATCCTTTCTCTAGAATACTCCTTCATGGCCTCAGCTCCAAGCAGTCCAGACTTAAAAGAGTGTAAATCCCTCCCTTTAATACTGGCTGACGGCCGCTGTCTTGACTACCTCAGCAGTGGAATTTTCCGAAGGGGAAAAGGGGAAGGCAGCTTAGCTCCGAAAAGGAATGCAGAGGTCACTAGTAAATTTTCAGCCCTGGGGAGCAAAAGTCTAGGCAGATAGCTGAGAGACCGCCTTTGTGCTTTATGGAACGCCGGAGAAACGTCACACTTGGTCTGTTCCACCAGGACTgtgatcttaaagggacagttcaccccaaaataaaaatttggggTGAGTGAATGAAAATTGACCCTCGTGTTCTTCCAGACCCGTATGactgatattctttctgtggagcaTGAAAGATGATGTTAGACAGATTGTTTAGGACCGACAAGCTCAGTCCctattcacttccattgtatggaaaacGTAAAGAAAGTTAAAGGGGTTTGGATTGACataggggtgagtaaatgattactgATTTTTTAACCGTTTATAGAGAAGGGATAAGGAATTAAACCATGTTTCAGTCGAGAAATAAATGACTAATGCTAAAACAAAAGAAGTGATGAAAAttgatattttgagtttgtgtgtAAACCCAGGGGTTGACCTTTAGTCATTTTGACCAAACTCAACCAAGTCGAAAAATAGCACATCTTGCATGCTTAATATGTTTGCTGAGGCAAAAAAAACCCAGCGAGCGGTGTCCGTGCGCGTGATTTCCGGGATGAATGTGGTCTGATGAGTTTTTGCTGCGCATAATCTCAAATAGATGGTCGTCAGGGGGACCACTGAACAGCTGTGGTCGAGGGCTGAAGTTTGGGAAGACTGCAGCAGTGTGTTCGATCCACACTGCATCACCATCCAgaccatacacacacatacacaatcaCACCATCCCTTTCTTTGGACCAGCGAGCAGATTCCGTAGCCCTCGGAAGAACAGTTTGGAAGATGTGTGGCGGTTTTTCCACGTTTCTTTGCCAACCTATAAATGCCTGAAGTACCAACCAAGCCCCATTACACCAAAATTTTGCTGAATTTTAGTGCAAGATTATGTGCGCCATCATTAGGAACACAAGGTCCTGTCGTTACACGTGACCTTTTCGAGCCGCTTATCGCCCCGCTGTTGTATATCGGGTCACCGTACACCCTTGATGACTTCGCTCTGCGGTTTCTCCGCTCACCAATCAGCGATGCCGCAGCGACGCTCTGCAATCGCGTTTAATGTGCAGCAAAGCGTTGAGACACAAAGCCCGGCGTCTACCGGCAGCCCCCACCGCAGAGCGAGCTGTCTGCTGTTATATCCAGTCCTCTTCCACCCCCATCTCTCTCTTAGCCGGGGGAGTGAGAGAATTATGGCAGCCATAAAAGGCAGATAATGCATTGTTAACTAATTCTGTCTGCTCAGAGCTGATGTATCCACAGCCCTAAATCTCCATGCCTCCAATAAAATGCAAATGCTAATGCTCGCCCTCCACGAGCTGATATCATTTTTAACAGGCCGGAGGTAAAAGCTGCGATAGGGTGGGGCGGCGGACGACATCGACGGTGGAGCTTTGGTATCCTAAGGATGCTCAGCAGGAGGAAAGAAGATACAGCTTAGAACCGGATCCTAAAAATGGAGGTTCTGGTGCTGTAGCTTTGGCGGGCTGGACTGATCAGAGAGTAAATGTCAGTGTATATTACTCTATAAACTGAGCAAATCATTACATTACTATGTAGGCCTATGTATTATTTATGCGCCACAGGAGGAGTTTCAGTTGAAATATTACATCCCTTAAGGACATTCTAATTATAAAAATCTAGGCATGTAAatcataaatattcattttaatactttCAATAAGATTGGTGGTGGCTGTGTGTTGGTTGTGACCAATCTCCGATGTTGAAATatgcatttattattaaagggatactccaatcaaaaatgaaaattctgtcatcatttgctcaccctcgagttgttccagacctgtgtaaatttctttgttctgtttaactccaaaaatatatttggaaaaatgttagcaactgacatttctgggacatcgttgactaccatagtagaaaaaatgtttgattccttttttttttcctgttgaacacaaaattagatattttgaagggtttaggaaacaaacagttctagggtacctttgactaccattttaattgttcctactatggtagtcaatgatgtcccagaaaagtcagttgctaacatttttccaaatatctttctttgtgctcaGCAGAATGAAGAAATTTATTTGGTTTGGAAAAACGAggatgtgtaaatgatgacagaattttcatttttgggtggaggaTCCCTTTAATATCCTTTTTATATCCTTTTTTTCAGAAACCAAATGCTTGATATCTGCATACATtttataaagttttattttgtgcCGTTATTAGAAAAAGCGATATTATCATCTTCCGTCTAGATGTCCAATAGAATAGCGCCATTCCCTCAGAAACCCACTGGGACTTTTAAATATTGATTCAGATCTATACATCAATTACAAAATGGCAGTTTTCTGCAATTTGTTAATGATGGCTGATTTGTGCTCGTTCAACACTTGCCGTGTTCTGTAATTAGACCATAAATAAGGAAGGGACATAAGGAAGATGGAGAGACACCATGTCGCATAATGTCAGGCCTTTTTTTAGTAGCTGAAGTTG
Proteins encoded:
- the cbx5 gene encoding chromobox protein homolog 5, whose amino-acid sequence is MGKKNQNREEDGAASSDEEEYVVEKVLDRRVVKGRVEYFLKWKGFSEKHNTWEPEKNLDCSELIGEFLKTYKKGSSGSTPTSKTPSTGSSAARYKDSSSSSSSSKRKNSEEENGSSSKPKKKKEDEILVARGFERGLEPEKIIGATDSCGDLMFLMKWKDSDEADLVLAKEANHKCPQIVIAFYEERLTWHEDGEKKEKSATAV